In Lachnospiraceae bacterium, the DNA window GGTCCTGTACCCTTCGGTGGTATCATTATTGCTTCGCTCTTCCCGTAGGAGTCTTCGCCTGCACGAGCCGGATTATCTCCGGTAAGCATGTTCCTCAAGATGTATCAGCTCCTTCAATTGTCAAGGTGCAATCGGAAGAACTGTCTGAACCTCTTTTACGTTTGTGATTTTTGGAAATCAGAGGATTTTCAATTTGCCTTCCATATACTCTGTATTGGGAGCGACAAAATCGGACATGATTTTAGAAATTTTTTGAAATTATTTTTTGAAGTGTAAAAAGATATAAAAAAAAGATGCCAGGATTTCTCCTGACACCATAGTGACTATGCCAACTTCGTGCCCACTGGGCACAAGGTTGATTGTATTATTCTTCATTTCCTAATGATATTGGTTCTTTCTTTGTTTTCTTGTTTTTAGATATCATCTTATGACCTGTGTAAATAGCCATAATCATACAAAGCAAAGAACTTGCCGCAAAATATTTATGGCTTGATTTTGAACCTTTATATCCGCTATAAAAAGTTCCTAGCATCGTTATCAATGCTCCGACAGACCAATATTCATGAGCTTTCATTCTAACATCTCCCTTTGTGTTAATTTTAATATGTACCGTTTGATGAAATATGCAAACAGGAATTTGGAACGTGCTTTATAAATTTTTTCCGATCCCCTCAAGTTCGTTCATGGAATCCTTGTTTTTTTCAAGTTCATCTCTGGCTGTTGCATAATATGATTTTTTGAAAAGCATATCCCATGAAAGATATTTTGCCATACAGTCAAACTGCTTATCAATCAGCTCATACTGGATACTGTCTACGGGAGAACCGCCTACAACAATCGTGCCAACTTTTTTATTTTTTAACTGCAATCCACGGCAGTAGCACTTATCAATGATAAGTTTCAATTGTGCTGACATTCCCCACCAATAAACTGGTGTAGCAAAAAGAATCATATCTGCGGCAGCAATTTTATCAATTGTAGGATTTGTATCATCCTTATCGACGCATCCCTTAGAGCATTGACAGACACCACATCCCTTGCATGGTGCAATGTTGAGTTTGTCAGGTTCAATGATTTCAATTTCATTCTTTTCTGATGCTCCTTTTATAAATGCATTGATTGCTGTCAGCGTGTTTCCTTTTCTGGCACTTCCATTAATGATTACAATTTTCATGCGTGTATCCTCCAACTTCCGATTTCATGATATCATTTCTAATACAGATTTTACCGTATTTTTCAGATTCAGTCCATCTTTTAATCCCAGTCGATAGAAAAATTCTTCTGTTTCTGCTCCACTGCTAAAAATTGCATTACAGTATTCCGTAATCACTTCTTCCTGTTCTTGGGATAACGTTTCCAGTAATTTCTGGTATTTCTTATCAATCTCACTTACTGGCTCTTTATCCTGCTTTAACTTCCATTCTGAATATGCTTTCCCCATATGCTCTGTAATTGTCAGATTCACAAATTCCTGCACTTCCTCGGATATGGTGCTCGCAGATTCCTGTTTATCTTTCTTTTTATCATTTGATTTTTCAAGTGTCGTGTCATCAATATAACGAATGATTTCTCGAATATTTGACTTCATCGACTGCAGATATCCTTTCATCAGCACAGCTACTTTTCTAGCATCCGATTTTTCGGTTTCTTTTTCCAGCATATAAAACTCTTCCAGTTCTTTCAGAATATCCATCCCTGCTTTCATCTGAAATTCCACCTCAAGCAAATCATCCATCACTTTATATAATTCTTCCATTGTTTATTTCTGCCTTTCCATATAGCGCCACTATATTTTCCACAATCATCCAAAAATAAATTCCTGTAATCCACATTTCACAACTTCAATTACTGCAACTATCCCCATACCGATATGTGGGAGTAGAACAAACACTACTGTCGTAATAATCGCTGATTTCATTGTCCAGTCCGTACTGATTCCAAACCCAATACTCAAAACTTCTGTCACAACAGAGATTCCGGCTATCAGATAGCAGAATCCAGCAGATAACCCAACCAGGAACACCAGCACAATATTCACCGCTGCAAGTACCAGCCAAACAGGAGCTGCAATAATTCGAAATGGCAGTTTTATCATAAATCTCAACATAATTCTTCCTCCTACTTTGTGCCCAGTGGACACAAGGTTATTTTAGCATATCTGCCAGATATGACTATCTCTTTTTAAACTTCGTGCCCAGTGGGCACAAAGTTCTTACCTGTCTGGAATATCCTTCCCCCAGTACATGTCATGTCGAACTTCAGCATCATAAAACTGATTGATTGTTGCAGGAGCGTTATACAATACCGTCAGCATATACTGCCGGATATTCTTCACTTTGCTTGTACTCCTGTCAAGACTGAAAAACACATACTGGATGTGTTCATACCCGACTTTGAGCAAACGGCTCTTGACCACTTGTGTAGGCACAGCTTCCCCATTGATCTGTTGATATGTCTTTGTCGAACATATTGCATCCAGCATCAGCTCTACCAGCTCTTCTACTCGTCCAGTTCCATAGCTCTGACAAAGGATCTCATATTCGATATTATCATGAATTAACTGTCGATACTCATTTCTCTCCTGTATCCTATCTCTCC includes these proteins:
- a CDS encoding DUF6219 family protein; this translates as MKAHEYWSVGALITMLGTFYSGYKGSKSSHKYFAASSLLCMIMAIYTGHKMISKNKKTKKEPISLGNEE
- a CDS encoding flavodoxin family protein; this encodes MKIVIINGSARKGNTLTAINAFIKGASEKNEIEIIEPDKLNIAPCKGCGVCQCSKGCVDKDDTNPTIDKIAAADMILFATPVYWWGMSAQLKLIIDKCYCRGLQLKNKKVGTIVVGGSPVDSIQYELIDKQFDCMAKYLSWDMLFKKSYYATARDELEKNKDSMNELEGIGKNL